One genomic region from Desulfuromonas acetexigens encodes:
- a CDS encoding RNA methyltransferase, translating into MLESAEDLAVILVEPQNPGNIGMVCRAMANFGVSDLRLVNPCDYLHPEARKFAVGAHPLLGSARTFPNLASAIADLRLSVATTRRGGRLRGELLDLAQVPTLRATLPTGGRMGLVFGREDAGLTSDEVALCSHAATVETCAEVGSLNLAQAVLLFVHEIARRPMTHGEDVRERSPQGELEALFGQMEKVLTRIAFLNPKRPEAVMNSLRRIHQRAALDARELAMLRGIWSQIDWSCRDWRGRKRGDD; encoded by the coding sequence ATGCTCGAGTCCGCCGAAGATCTCGCCGTCATTCTGGTCGAGCCGCAAAATCCCGGAAATATCGGCATGGTCTGCCGGGCCATGGCCAATTTCGGGGTCAGTGACCTGCGGCTGGTCAACCCCTGTGACTATCTCCATCCCGAAGCGCGCAAGTTTGCCGTCGGCGCCCATCCTCTGCTCGGTTCGGCCCGGACCTTCCCCAATCTGGCCTCGGCAATTGCCGATCTGCGTCTGAGCGTGGCCACCACCCGGCGCGGCGGTCGGCTGCGCGGCGAACTCCTCGATCTCGCCCAGGTGCCGACGCTGCGGGCGACGCTCCCCACCGGTGGGCGCATGGGGCTGGTTTTCGGCCGCGAGGATGCGGGACTGACCAGTGATGAGGTTGCCCTCTGCTCCCATGCCGCGACCGTGGAGACTTGCGCGGAGGTGGGTTCTCTGAATCTGGCGCAGGCAGTGCTGCTCTTTGTTCATGAAATCGCCCGCCGGCCGATGACGCACGGGGAGGATGTCCGGGAACGCTCGCCGCAGGGGGAACTCGAAGCCCTGTTCGGGCAGATGGAGAAGGTACTGACACGCATCGCCTTTCTTAATCCGAAGCGGCCGGAGGCGGTGATGAACAGTCTGCGCCGGATCCATCAGCGGGCGGCTCTCGATGCCCGGGAACTGGCGATGCTGCGCGGCATCTGGAGCCAGATCGATTGGAGTTGCCGGGATTGGCGCGGACGCAAGCGGGGAGATGATTAA
- a CDS encoding TonB-dependent receptor, whose protein sequence is MPLFNPLSLITLCLVAFLPLGAAAEEPPLLAPVVVSGQELILPTQQAGETVYTGSRVTAEGVALQGSAASSRVAEALGILPGLSVESADGVGLAAEQGNLRVRGVRGILGALTVEGVPNFGLNPIGPRDYLYDLENMAGLSLYKGPVPADIGTGVGSRGGAVVLHPEWPGEEFALRLKQGFGSHDYSRSYLRLDSGSLNDIDTRFSVASSYGDADKWRGPGEVGPRRNLNLGFSQPLGEKADLKLWYNRNELDQHLYRALSYADIRDLKGNYRKDFNEVRSGAAADDIYYYDDNRGVYRNDDLISILTLTTADTLKFIFKPYFSWEDSRIREGVTVQGGRVQERNRDIERGGVIAEVQGELGEIETVLGYHFENSDMDVFTRNFAITPGGLEYRGLGVMASAGDTRIHSPYLKFAGRLGAFDWQAGMKYFRFEDSDSRGYVAGPAPDYAPVRAADLDRAAEVYDIWLPTLGVAFDLNERLQLYAGYGRNFIRPYAYLPLATLYNNQRARFQGQGIDLQQLFDGYDLEKSDTVDLGLRYAGDWFDLAPTLFLSRHKNLLTSVYDPRVDLNYQQNVGEASGYGIDLEMNAYPRENLTLFVNPSYTVLTYDKDLTFAGARLDSEGRQVVDTPRLQVKSGLIYRLGAAEIAPVLRWMGARHGDVEHRERIGSCLLVDLRGSYSFRDVGPVETLKIGLELNNLLNRKYVSVINAFDDSREGQTGYYPGAPLTTVLTVDLKF, encoded by the coding sequence ATGCCGCTCTTTAATCCCTTGTCGTTGATAACGCTTTGCCTCGTGGCTTTTCTTCCCCTGGGTGCCGCCGCCGAAGAGCCGCCCCTGCTGGCGCCGGTCGTCGTTTCCGGTCAGGAACTCATCCTCCCCACGCAACAGGCCGGCGAAACAGTTTATACCGGCAGCAGGGTAACCGCTGAAGGGGTGGCGCTGCAGGGGAGCGCGGCCTCCTCCCGGGTTGCCGAGGCCCTCGGCATCCTGCCCGGGCTCAGCGTCGAAAGCGCCGACGGCGTCGGGCTGGCGGCCGAACAGGGCAATTTACGCGTGCGCGGCGTGCGGGGAATATTGGGGGCGCTGACCGTGGAAGGGGTGCCGAACTTCGGCCTCAATCCCATCGGTCCCCGCGACTATCTTTACGATCTGGAGAACATGGCGGGGCTTTCTCTCTACAAGGGGCCGGTGCCCGCCGACATCGGCACCGGCGTCGGCTCCCGGGGAGGGGCCGTCGTGCTTCATCCCGAGTGGCCGGGGGAGGAATTCGCCCTGCGCCTGAAGCAGGGGTTCGGTTCCCATGACTATTCCCGCAGCTACCTGCGGCTCGATAGCGGATCCCTCAATGATATCGACACGCGTTTTTCCGTCGCCTCTTCCTACGGCGACGCCGACAAATGGCGGGGGCCCGGTGAGGTGGGGCCCCGGCGCAACCTCAATCTCGGTTTTTCCCAGCCCCTCGGTGAGAAGGCCGATCTCAAGCTCTGGTACAACCGCAATGAGCTCGACCAGCATCTTTACCGCGCCCTGAGCTATGCCGACATTCGCGATCTGAAGGGCAACTACCGCAAGGATTTCAACGAGGTCCGCAGTGGTGCCGCTGCCGACGATATCTATTATTACGATGACAATCGCGGTGTTTATCGCAACGACGACCTGATTTCGATTCTGACCCTGACTACCGCCGACACCCTGAAGTTCATCTTCAAACCCTATTTTTCCTGGGAAGATTCCCGCATCCGCGAAGGCGTGACCGTTCAGGGGGGGCGGGTGCAGGAGCGCAACCGGGACATCGAGCGCGGCGGCGTCATCGCCGAGGTCCAAGGCGAGTTGGGAGAAATCGAAACGGTTCTCGGTTACCACTTCGAAAATTCCGATATGGATGTTTTCACCCGGAACTTCGCCATCACCCCCGGCGGTCTGGAGTACCGGGGGCTGGGGGTCATGGCGAGTGCCGGGGATACCCGCATCCACAGCCCCTATCTCAAATTCGCCGGTCGCCTGGGCGCGTTCGACTGGCAGGCCGGGATGAAATATTTTCGTTTCGAGGATTCGGACAGCCGGGGCTATGTCGCCGGTCCCGCCCCCGACTATGCCCCGGTGCGCGCCGCGGATCTCGACCGCGCGGCAGAAGTGTACGATATCTGGCTGCCCACCCTCGGCGTCGCCTTTGACCTGAACGAGCGGCTGCAACTGTATGCCGGCTACGGCCGCAACTTCATCCGCCCCTATGCCTATTTGCCCCTGGCGACCCTGTACAACAACCAGCGCGCCCGCTTCCAGGGCCAGGGAATCGATCTCCAGCAACTCTTCGACGGATACGATCTGGAGAAGTCCGACACCGTCGATCTCGGCCTGCGCTACGCCGGCGACTGGTTCGATCTGGCGCCGACGCTGTTTTTGTCCCGGCACAAAAATCTGCTCACCAGCGTTTACGATCCCCGGGTCGATCTGAATTACCAGCAGAATGTCGGCGAAGCGAGCGGTTACGGGATCGACCTGGAAATGAACGCCTACCCGAGGGAAAATCTGACGCTCTTCGTAAATCCCAGCTACACCGTGCTGACCTACGACAAGGATCTGACCTTTGCCGGCGCCCGCCTCGACAGCGAGGGACGCCAGGTTGTGGATACCCCCCGCCTGCAGGTGAAGAGCGGCCTGATCTATCGCCTCGGCGCCGCCGAGATCGCGCCCGTGCTGCGCTGGATGGGGGCCCGCCACGGCGATGTGGAGCACCGGGAGCGGATCGGCTCATGCCTGCTGGTCGATCTGCGCGGCAGTTACAGCTTCCGAGATGTCGGGCCGGTTGAAACCCTGAAGATCGGTCTGGAATTGAACAATCTCCTGAACCGCAAGTACGTCTCGGTCATCAACGCCTTTGATGACAGTCGCGAGGGGCAGACCGGCTACTACCCGGGGGCGCCCCTGACCACGGTACTGACCGTGGATCTGAAATTCTGA
- a CDS encoding ABC transporter permease, whose protein sequence is MGVELRRRFDNGWLRIGGALLMLLLAAALLGPWLSPHDPQAMTFVPLSPPDGSHWLGVNDAGMDLFVELLYGLRNSLAFGLVGGFSALALGVAVGLIAAWFGGAVDAVCMSLADVLLAIPLVMPLLLLAVLTPPSPLLLALLLALLSWPSTARSLRAQALSLRKRPHVAAARQMGASASYILGKHLLPELAPLFLAGLAGKVRMALAMEASLAFLGLFEPGRKSLGQTLRDGIQYYYLDIWWHWLLPPLLCLSLLILSLTLLAVGCEARFDPRLKED, encoded by the coding sequence ATGGGTGTTGAGTTGCGGCGGCGGTTTGACAACGGTTGGTTGCGGATTGGTGGGGCGCTCTTGATGCTGCTGCTGGCGGCAGCCCTGCTCGGTCCCTGGCTGAGCCCCCACGACCCCCAGGCCATGACCTTTGTTCCCCTGAGTCCGCCGGACGGCAGCCACTGGCTGGGGGTCAACGATGCCGGGATGGATCTTTTTGTCGAACTGCTTTACGGCTTGCGCAACAGTCTGGCTTTTGGCCTCGTCGGCGGCTTTTCGGCGCTGGCGCTGGGAGTCGCCGTCGGCCTGATCGCGGCCTGGTTCGGCGGTGCCGTCGATGCCGTCTGTATGAGCCTGGCTGATGTGCTCCTGGCCATTCCCCTGGTGATGCCCCTACTTCTGCTGGCCGTTCTGACGCCGCCTTCGCCCCTGCTCCTGGCGCTTCTCCTCGCCCTGCTGAGCTGGCCGAGCACCGCTCGCAGTCTCCGCGCCCAGGCCCTGTCCCTGCGCAAACGCCCGCACGTAGCGGCGGCCCGGCAAATGGGTGCTTCGGCATCCTACATTCTTGGGAAGCATCTGCTGCCCGAACTCGCGCCGCTCTTTCTCGCGGGTTTGGCGGGAAAGGTGCGCATGGCCCTGGCCATGGAGGCGTCGCTTGCCTTTCTCGGCCTTTTCGAGCCGGGGCGCAAATCCCTGGGGCAGACGTTGCGCGACGGTATCCAGTACTACTATCTCGATATCTGGTGGCACTGGCTGCTGCCGCCGCTCCTCTGCCTGAGTCTCCTCATTCTCTCCCTGACCCTGCTCGCTGTCGGCTGCGAAGCGCGGTTTGATCCGCGCCTGAAGGAAGATTGA
- a CDS encoding ABC transporter permease, giving the protein MRGKLWPTLTAYALAASLLLVLSHALPRLLPGDFVSAHWQGGEVVLDADRTADLRERFASAESFGGYLSALARGDWGRSLALGKPVLELIAAAFPWTLLLMGSAHLLSTLGGFIAGVEVAWRWGSPLEKGSVAAMSLLEGVPELVSGLLLLLLFALRLEWLPASGAQTAYAGLAGTDWLLDLLRHLALPLLTLVLAYLPGNFLLTRASMLLVLTAPYLETARAKGLPPWRVRYRHGARNALLPLVTRFGLRFSLMVTGALVVETLFAYPGLGRLLVEAVAQRDLPLARGIILFSSLSVLALSLGVELLYRRLDPRVSHGC; this is encoded by the coding sequence GTGAGGGGAAAGTTGTGGCCGACCCTGACGGCCTATGCCCTGGCCGCAAGCCTCTTGCTGGTGCTCAGTCACGCCTTGCCGCGCTTGCTGCCGGGGGATTTCGTCAGCGCCCATTGGCAAGGTGGTGAGGTCGTGCTCGATGCCGATCGGACGGCGGACCTGCGCGAACGCTTCGCGTCGGCGGAGAGCTTCGGCGGTTACCTCTCGGCGCTGGCGCGCGGGGATTGGGGACGCTCCCTGGCCTTGGGAAAACCAGTTCTGGAGCTGATCGCCGCGGCTTTTCCCTGGACTCTGTTGCTCATGGGAAGCGCCCATCTCCTCTCCACCCTCGGCGGCTTCATTGCCGGGGTGGAGGTTGCCTGGCGGTGGGGTTCGCCGCTGGAGAAGGGGAGTGTCGCCGCCATGAGCCTGCTCGAGGGGGTGCCCGAGCTGGTCAGCGGCCTGTTGCTGCTGCTTCTTTTCGCCCTGCGCCTGGAATGGCTGCCGGCCTCGGGGGCGCAGACCGCCTACGCCGGGCTTGCCGGCACCGACTGGCTTCTGGATCTTTTGCGGCATCTGGCGTTGCCCCTGCTGACCCTGGTTCTGGCCTATCTGCCGGGGAATTTTCTGCTGACGCGGGCGAGCATGCTCCTGGTTCTTACTGCCCCCTACCTGGAAACGGCCCGGGCCAAGGGACTTCCCCCCTGGCGGGTGCGTTACCGCCATGGCGCGCGGAACGCCCTCTTGCCCCTGGTGACCCGTTTCGGCCTGCGCTTTTCCCTGATGGTGACCGGCGCCCTGGTGGTCGAAACCCTCTTTGCCTATCCGGGACTGGGGCGCCTGCTGGTGGAGGCGGTCGCCCAGCGGGATCTGCCCCTGGCGCGGGGGATCATCCTCTTCTCGTCGCTCTCGGTGCTGGCGCTCAGTCTGGGTGTGGAGTTGCTCTACCGACGCCTCGATCCCCGGGTGAGTCATGGGTGTTGA
- a CDS encoding ABC transporter substrate-binding protein, translated as MLRIFCLFCFLSLLPEPPGAFGSSTARPVAELRIADERGDHGPPNPFRHYPRGSGFVRMSWVFDSLLWKDRDGLVPALARSWSWNERKTACTFELWPEARWHDGRPLTAEDVAFSIDYYRRHPYGWADVSVVARAEVHDARRVTLHLARSYAPFLAEIGGTLPILPRHIWEPVDDPLSFDAPEAFIGSGPFRFRDFDKVRGSYLFEAFADYYQGPPRVQRLIYLRSANPLISLANGQADLAAIRPEMAEPLRREGLTVIEESEGWVRKLMINHDKFPFSDRRFRQALAHAVDLKDLIAKSQRGFAVPASPGLLAPGHPFSNPSTPTYGYDPARARALLAELGYRPDGAGVLRREGQALRLELLSSSIAVAGGSGGDRDGLILKQQLEALGLQVDLRVLEQAVADQRLTRGEFDLALSGHGGIGGDSKILNEMILPNRGGAFNSARFDKNPELTLLLEKQLMEMDEEKRRALVFRIQELLAEELPALPLYYPANLSAYRPEKGISWYFTRGGLGKGVPIPQNKQALLP; from the coding sequence ATGCTCCGCATCTTCTGTCTGTTCTGCTTCCTTTCCCTTTTGCCCGAACCGCCGGGGGCCTTCGGCTCCTCCACCGCGCGGCCGGTGGCGGAGCTCCGCATCGCCGACGAGCGTGGCGACCACGGCCCGCCCAATCCCTTTCGCCACTATCCCCGCGGGTCGGGCTTCGTGCGCATGAGTTGGGTTTTCGACAGCCTGCTGTGGAAGGACCGCGACGGTCTGGTCCCGGCCCTGGCCCGCTCCTGGAGCTGGAACGAAAGGAAGACCGCTTGCACCTTCGAGCTGTGGCCCGAGGCGCGCTGGCATGACGGGCGGCCCCTGACCGCCGAGGATGTCGCCTTCAGCATCGACTACTACCGCCGCCATCCTTACGGCTGGGCCGACGTCTCGGTGGTGGCGCGGGCCGAGGTGCACGATGCGCGCCGCGTCACCCTGCACCTGGCGCGGTCTTATGCCCCGTTTCTGGCGGAAATCGGCGGCACCCTGCCGATCTTGCCCCGGCATATCTGGGAGCCGGTGGATGATCCCCTGAGCTTCGACGCGCCGGAGGCCTTTATCGGCAGCGGCCCGTTCCGCTTTCGCGACTTCGATAAGGTTCGCGGCAGCTATCTCTTCGAGGCCTTTGCCGACTACTATCAGGGGCCGCCCCGGGTGCAACGGCTGATCTACCTGCGCTCCGCCAATCCGCTGATTTCTCTCGCCAACGGCCAGGCCGACCTGGCGGCGATCCGGCCGGAGATGGCCGAGCCGCTGCGGCGGGAGGGTTTGACGGTGATCGAAGAGAGCGAGGGCTGGGTGCGCAAGCTGATGATCAATCACGACAAGTTTCCCTTTTCCGACCGCCGCTTCCGGCAGGCGTTGGCCCATGCCGTCGATCTTAAGGATCTGATCGCCAAGAGTCAGCGCGGCTTCGCCGTCCCGGCCTCTCCCGGCCTGCTTGCGCCGGGTCATCCCTTCTCCAATCCCTCGACCCCAACCTATGGCTACGATCCCGCTCGGGCGCGGGCGCTTTTGGCCGAGCTCGGTTACCGGCCGGACGGCGCGGGTGTCTTGCGGCGAGAGGGGCAGGCATTGCGGCTGGAGCTGCTCTCTTCATCCATCGCCGTGGCCGGCGGCAGCGGCGGCGACCGGGACGGACTGATCCTCAAACAGCAGCTGGAAGCGCTCGGCCTGCAGGTCGATCTGCGGGTGCTGGAGCAGGCCGTCGCCGATCAGCGCCTGACCCGGGGGGAGTTCGACCTGGCTCTTTCCGGCCATGGCGGCATCGGCGGCGATTCGAAAATCCTCAACGAAATGATCCTGCCGAACCGGGGGGGCGCCTTCAACAGCGCCCGGTTCGACAAAAATCCCGAACTGACGCTTCTGCTGGAAAAACAGCTGATGGAGATGGACGAGGAAAAACGCCGGGCGCTGGTCTTTCGCATTCAGGAACTGCTCGCCGAGGAGTTGCCGGCCCTGCCTCTCTACTATCCGGCGAATCTGAGCGCCTACCGCCCGGAGAAGGGGATTTCCTGGTATTTCACCCGGGGCGGACTCGGCAAGGGAGTACCCATCCCCCAGAACAAGCAGGCGCTGCTGCCGTGA
- a CDS encoding ABC transporter ATP-binding protein: MLECSQLQVRYREGEHDLLALDRVDLRLEPGRVLALVGESGSGKTTLARSLLGLTDKNARIDGVVRLDGEELTGFSEGAWNRVRWARIAMVGQNGAAALNPVLSIGAQVAEPLIEHRGLGSGAALAQAEMALTAMGLDPAAARRYPHELSGGQIQRALLAMALILDPQVLILDEPTAALDPPARQFVGEVIRDQRRRGKAILLISHDLDSCRRLADRVAVLYLGRILEELPARDLFANPCHPYTRALVRSYPRIDGVRDLGGMRGDAFYRMVHAHDRLAADHVHTMGSGDPGENGHAPERGCLFAPRCTQAEAACREEEPELCSVGGHRLRCRRGGIVNLLELHQVEKAYAGVTALAPVDLRLRQGEVFGLVGETGSGKSTLAMIAAGALRPDGGRRDFSGRDLEDWLRRDRLSLARRIGIVQQHPALAVSPRFDVFGIVAEPLRIQGQTDSADVLRERVTRALVEVHLPTAPEFLRRLPHQLNQGALQRLCIARALITEPLLLIADEPTSALDPSVQAKILKLLLDLQIEKGLTLLLVTHDLGLARKVCDRIGVMHAGRLVEVGNAAQVLQRPAHPYTRELLNASYELGDFDECY; the protein is encoded by the coding sequence ATGCTCGAATGTTCGCAACTGCAGGTCCGCTATCGGGAGGGGGAACACGATCTGCTCGCCCTCGATCGCGTTGATCTGCGCCTGGAGCCGGGGCGGGTGCTGGCGCTGGTTGGGGAATCGGGTTCGGGCAAAACTACCCTGGCCCGCAGCTTGCTGGGATTGACGGATAAAAATGCCCGCATCGACGGCGTGGTGCGCCTGGATGGGGAGGAGCTGACCGGTTTTTCGGAAGGGGCATGGAATCGGGTGCGTTGGGCGCGCATCGCCATGGTCGGTCAGAACGGCGCCGCTGCCCTCAATCCGGTACTGTCCATCGGCGCGCAGGTGGCCGAGCCGCTGATCGAGCATCGCGGGCTGGGGTCGGGGGCGGCGTTGGCGCAAGCGGAAATGGCCTTGACCGCCATGGGACTCGATCCGGCGGCGGCGCGGCGCTATCCCCATGAGTTGAGCGGCGGTCAGATTCAGCGGGCGCTGCTGGCCATGGCGCTGATTCTCGACCCCCAGGTGCTGATTCTCGATGAACCGACCGCCGCCCTCGATCCCCCGGCGCGGCAATTTGTCGGCGAAGTCATTCGCGATCAGCGGCGCCGGGGCAAGGCGATCCTGTTGATCAGCCATGATCTCGACAGCTGTCGGCGCCTGGCCGATCGGGTGGCGGTTCTCTATCTCGGCCGGATACTCGAAGAACTGCCCGCTCGGGATCTCTTCGCGAATCCTTGCCATCCCTACACCCGCGCCCTGGTGCGGTCCTATCCCCGCATCGATGGCGTTCGCGATCTTGGCGGCATGCGCGGCGACGCCTTCTATCGCATGGTTCACGCCCATGACCGTCTGGCGGCGGACCATGTTCATACGATGGGGAGCGGCGACCCGGGGGAAAATGGCCATGCCCCGGAGCGAGGCTGCCTCTTTGCGCCGCGCTGCACCCAGGCCGAGGCGGCGTGCCGGGAGGAAGAACCGGAACTGTGCTCCGTCGGCGGGCATCGCTTGCGCTGTCGCCGGGGGGGAATCGTCAACCTTCTCGAATTGCATCAGGTGGAAAAGGCCTACGCCGGCGTCACCGCCCTCGCCCCGGTCGATCTGCGGCTGCGTCAAGGGGAGGTCTTCGGTCTGGTGGGGGAAACGGGTTCGGGTAAGAGCACCCTGGCGATGATCGCCGCCGGCGCCCTGCGCCCCGACGGCGGTCGGCGCGATTTCTCCGGCCGGGATCTGGAGGACTGGTTGCGGCGGGATCGCTTGAGCCTGGCGCGCCGGATAGGGATCGTCCAGCAGCATCCGGCCCTGGCGGTGAGCCCGCGCTTCGATGTCTTCGGGATCGTCGCCGAGCCGCTGCGTATTCAAGGGCAAACCGACTCGGCGGATGTGCTTCGTGAGCGGGTTACGCGGGCGCTGGTCGAGGTCCATCTGCCGACCGCCCCTGAATTTCTTCGCCGCCTCCCCCATCAGCTCAATCAGGGGGCGCTGCAACGGTTGTGCATCGCCCGCGCCCTGATCACCGAACCGCTGCTGCTCATTGCCGACGAACCGACCAGCGCCCTCGACCCCAGCGTCCAAGCCAAGATCCTGAAGCTGCTGCTCGATCTGCAGATTGAGAAGGGCTTGACACTGCTCTTGGTGACCCACGATCTTGGATTGGCGCGCAAGGTCTGCGACAGGATCGGCGTCATGCACGCCGGTCGGCTGGTCGAGGTCGGTAACGCCGCTCAGGTCTTGCAGCGTCCCGCCCATCCTTATACCCGAGAACTGCTCAACGCCTCTTATGAACTGGGAGATTTCGATGAATGTTACTGA
- a CDS encoding ATP synthase subunit I codes for MTDADDRLLGELSRRNWLLLAILVLISLFWRSSAVTLGVLAGGLVAILGHYWRYLALSRLLGSPSRQSAKGFQINYVLRLAVLGSVLFLLIAKARVDLPALVVGLSVVVLNVLLTTLKRTIRM; via the coding sequence GTGACGGACGCGGATGATCGCTTGCTGGGGGAGTTGTCCCGGCGTAACTGGCTACTTCTGGCGATCCTTGTACTCATCAGCCTCTTCTGGCGTTCTTCGGCGGTCACCCTGGGGGTGCTCGCGGGGGGACTGGTCGCCATTCTCGGCCACTATTGGCGCTATCTGGCTCTCAGTCGTCTGCTCGGCTCACCTTCGCGGCAGTCGGCCAAGGGCTTTCAAATCAATTATGTGCTTCGACTGGCGGTGTTGGGAAGTGTCCTCTTCCTATTGATCGCCAAGGCCAGGGTCGACTTGCCGGCACTGGTGGTCGGGCTGTCGGTGGTGGTTCTGAATGTGCTGTTAACCACCCTTAAGCGGACGATCCGAATGTAA
- a CDS encoding RES family NAD+ phosphorylase — protein sequence MSSPTWTPAAVTSEAQALRCRVWRMVEAQHLAATAKLVETRAEQELLEEILEASKSPIPAEAAGLDYLLFSPFRYDTRPPSGSRFRAPTDPGVFYGAELPRTAAAEVAHWRFRFLRDCAGLDRLQPATFTAFSVSVATRAIDLRRPPFDRDEQAWRHPRDYGATQALARTAREAEIGAILYLSVRDPEPHFCAALLTPRAFAAKRPAAVTQTWILTLTGKEAIWLRGAEESLVFATAPWGDG from the coding sequence GTGTCGTCACCTACTTGGACGCCTGCCGCGGTCACGTCTGAGGCGCAGGCGCTGCGTTGCCGCGTCTGGCGCATGGTCGAGGCGCAGCACCTGGCGGCGACGGCCAAACTGGTGGAAACCCGCGCCGAGCAGGAACTGCTCGAAGAGATTCTCGAAGCGAGCAAATCTCCCATCCCCGCCGAGGCTGCCGGCCTCGACTATCTGCTCTTCAGCCCCTTCCGCTACGATACCCGGCCCCCTTCGGGGTCGCGCTTTCGCGCCCCCACCGATCCCGGCGTCTTTTACGGGGCCGAACTTCCACGCACGGCGGCCGCCGAGGTCGCCCACTGGCGCTTTCGTTTTCTGCGGGATTGCGCCGGGCTTGACCGCTTGCAGCCCGCGACCTTCACCGCCTTTTCGGTTTCCGTCGCTACCCGCGCCATCGATCTGCGGCGACCACCCTTTGACCGCGACGAACAGGCCTGGCGGCATCCCCGCGATTACGGCGCCACCCAGGCCCTGGCGCGCACCGCCCGCGAGGCGGAGATCGGTGCCATTCTCTACCTTTCGGTCCGCGATCCCGAACCCCATTTCTGCGCGGCGCTTCTCACGCCCCGGGCCTTCGCCGCCAAGCGCCCCGCGGCCGTCACCCAGACCTGGATTCTGACCCTCACCGGCAAGGAAGCGATCTGGCTGCGCGGCGCGGAGGAAAGCTTGGTGTTCGCCACGGCGCCGTGGGGGGATGGGTGA
- a CDS encoding DsrE family protein has translation MKRYQSGKMLLPALLLALTLLFSTGGALAADDFWLVMLTSGDVQTQGMALVLATEAQRQGTPVRVLLCDEAGKLALKDFTPPTLKPRDVTPKQMLQGLMQNGAQVQVCALFLPNSGKTAADLIDGVTAATPPEIVTLLNDDDTRLLSF, from the coding sequence ATGAAGAGATACCAGTCCGGAAAAATGCTCCTGCCCGCCCTGCTGCTCGCCCTGACCCTGCTTTTTTCCACCGGCGGCGCCCTGGCGGCTGACGACTTTTGGCTGGTGATGCTCACCAGCGGCGATGTCCAGACCCAGGGTATGGCGCTGGTCCTGGCGACCGAAGCCCAGCGTCAGGGGACCCCGGTGCGGGTGCTGTTGTGTGACGAAGCCGGGAAATTGGCGCTGAAGGATTTCACCCCACCGACCCTCAAACCCCGGGACGTGACTCCGAAACAAATGCTGCAGGGACTCATGCAGAACGGCGCCCAGGTTCAGGTCTGCGCCCTCTTCCTGCCCAATTCCGGCAAGACCGCCGCCGACCTCATCGACGGCGTCACCGCCGCCACCCCACCGGAGATCGTGACACTGCTCAACGACGACGACACCCGGCTGTTGAGCTTCTGA
- a CDS encoding AtpZ/AtpI family protein: protein MAEDKRQLFRSLGFLSSVGISMVAATLIGLGMGWWLDQKFDTSPWFTLIFLGFGIASGFRNIYILTERELKRSQEENREDGDGRG from the coding sequence ATGGCCGAAGATAAACGTCAATTATTCAGAAGCCTTGGTTTTCTTTCGAGTGTCGGAATCTCGATGGTGGCCGCGACCCTGATCGGTCTCGGCATGGGTTGGTGGCTCGACCAGAAGTTTGATACTTCCCCTTGGTTTACCCTGATTTTCCTGGGGTTCGGCATTGCCTCGGGATTCCGTAACATCTATATTCTGACCGAGCGCGAACTCAAACGCTCGCAGGAAGAGAACCGGGAGGACGGTGACGGACGCGGATGA
- a CDS encoding FmdE family protein, which produces MNVTDEPAFQESIRLHGHACIGLAVGYAAARVALKRLAIARAEDEELVAIVECDACGVDAIQSVLGCTLGKGNLIYRDHGKNVFTIIDRRKNRGVRIALAADLFNRTPEQEALMLKVFGGRADDGERQSFWTAQRKKIADFLADPPERWFRIEMVDPEAPERARLFSSLICEQCGEQVMEPRVRLRAGKKVCIPCAENYGRGW; this is translated from the coding sequence ATGAATGTTACTGATGAACCGGCCTTTCAGGAAAGTATTCGCCTGCACGGCCATGCCTGTATCGGCCTCGCCGTCGGTTATGCGGCGGCCCGTGTCGCTCTAAAGCGTCTCGCCATCGCCCGAGCTGAGGATGAAGAACTGGTCGCTATCGTCGAATGCGATGCCTGCGGGGTCGATGCCATCCAGTCCGTCCTTGGCTGTACCCTCGGCAAGGGCAATCTGATCTACCGCGATCATGGCAAGAACGTCTTCACCATCATCGACCGGCGCAAAAACCGGGGCGTGCGCATCGCCCTCGCCGCCGATCTTTTCAACCGTACGCCGGAGCAGGAAGCGTTGATGCTCAAGGTTTTCGGCGGCAGGGCCGACGATGGTGAACGGCAGTCCTTCTGGACCGCGCAGCGGAAGAAGATCGCGGACTTTCTTGCCGACCCGCCGGAGCGCTGGTTTCGTATCGAGATGGTCGACCCCGAAGCGCCGGAACGGGCACGCCTCTTCTCTTCGCTCATCTGCGAGCAGTGCGGCGAGCAGGTGATGGAGCCGCGTGTTCGCCTGCGCGCGGGAAAGAAGGTCTGCATTCCCTGTGCGGAAAATTACGGCCGGGGCTGGTAG